The Humulus lupulus chromosome 4, drHumLupu1.1, whole genome shotgun sequence genome has a window encoding:
- the LOC133831600 gene encoding uncharacterized protein LOC133831600 — protein MEKLVSEIERNAVAEEFVNENIKSASSKLSAELMRQKTNPPRPVERKLSGRGQVPQPKIQKVPQVLRDEQKSLEKYYDPMWISIGPIHHGNPKFRLAEQHFKFLFAAKFVKNSGHQSHDYLYRKVMENIKELKQCFDDEVLDEYYGNGKDDEALGWMLFLDGCFTLQFIYSTVNGESMRHFEIKNDQVAFVFHDFFLLENQIPYLVLRLLMDNSEKEFSKSLQGSIMQFLNFNVLTPEKYRKAVMVPPKDMPVHLLDFLRLALLQQSYHYGNRRSNSCIYTCLLACLPRQLRNKLLSPPSLYKPKRSTNNTKTEVSSYISFLDSLIDYPNDVKELRSSHVLHNLLGCDKEVALLFNEMGRFLVPNPEAYEEVISQIEKHYHNKCLTWIAQVLNEHFSTPWTIVTFVAAFLALGMSVIQTYYTIYPRGG, from the exons ATGGAAAAACTGGTAAGTGAAATTGAGAGAAATGCAGTTGCCGAAGAATTTGTCAATGAGAACATAAAATCAGCAAGTTCTAAGCTAAGTGCTGAGTTGATGAGACAAAAGACCAATCCGCCGAGACCAGTGGAGAGGAAATTATCAGGTCGCGGCCAAGTCCCACAACCGAAGATACAGAAGGTTCCTCAGGTGCTTAGAGATGAACAGAAGAGTTTGGAGAAGTACTACGACCCAATGTGGATATCAATAGGCCCTATTCACCATGGCAACCCCAAATTCCGGCTTGCAGAGCAACATTTCAAGTTTCTCTTTGCAGCAAAGTTCGTCAAAAACAGCGGCCACCAATCCCACGACTACCTTTACAGAAAAGTAATGGAAAATATTAAGGAGCTGAAGCAATGTTTCGATGATGAGGTGCTCGATGAGTATTATGGTAATGGCAAGGATGATGAGGCCTTGGGGTGGATGTTGTTCTTGGATGGATGTTTTACACTCCAATTCATTTACAGCACTGTGAATGGTGAGTCGATGAGACATTTTGAGATTAAAAATGACCAGGTTGCTTTTGTGTTTCACGATTTTTTCTTGCTAGAGAATCAAATCCCATACCTTGTCCTGAGATTGTTGATGGACAATTCGGAAAAAGAATTCTCTAAGAGTTTGCAGGGCTCGATCATGCAGTTTCTTAATTTCAATGTTTTGACACCTGAGAAGTATCGCAAGGCCGTGATGGTCCCTCCAAAGGACATGCCAGTTCATCTTCTTGATTTTCTACGCTTGGCACTCCTTCAACAATCTTATCATTACGGCAATAGAAGGTCAAATTCATGCATCTACACATGCCTATTAGCTTGTCTGCCTCGACAACTCAGAAACAAACTCCTTTCACCACCATCTCTGTATAAACCTAAACGTAGCACGA ACAATACCAAGACCGAAGTGTCATCTTACATAAGTTTCTTAGACTCACTCATTGATTATCCCAACGATGTGAAAGAGTTGAGATCATCTCACGTACTCCACAACCTTCTTGGCTGTGACAAAGAAGTGGCACTACTTTTTAATGAGATGGGCAGATTTTTGGTGCCAAATCCTGAGGCGTACGAGGAGGTGATAAGCCAAATAGAGAAGCACTACCACAACAAGTGCCTGACTTGGATAGCTCAGGTCTTGAACGAACACTTCAGTACTCCTTGGACGATTGTCACTTTTGTGGCTGCGTTTTTGGCTCTTGGTATGTCCGTTATTCAGACCTATTACACTATCTATCCTAGAGGAGGatga